Genomic segment of Paenibacillaceae bacterium GAS479:
TTTTAGTTTGTAGTAGAAATCATCAATGCTCGAGTCCTGGGGCAAAGGGCCGTCGGAAAACATAACCGGAAGCGGAATCACTTCGATACCGTATTGTGCTTGGATATGTTTAGGAATGTCAGAACCGCTATCTGTAAAAATCTTGATCGGCATAAGAGGGCTCCTTTCGTTCAAGCCATTATACCGATTAAAAGATGTTGTCAGTAGTCACAAATATAACTTGTCAAATTCGAATATTTGTGATAATAGAAAGCGGTCGACAAAAATATGTCACAAAATGTCGTGAGCAGAAAACTTATTAAGAGTCCAACTCGATACCGCGAACTTTGGAGAACACCATCGTATCCTCCAGCCCCCCTTGTGTGTTGCGACAACTCTGGCGCAGGATGCCCTCCAGGGTGAAGCCGCAGCGACGGGCGACATTAGCGCTCGGCGTATTAAGGCTGTCGCAGCGGATCTCGATCCGGTTTGCGGCCAGCTGAGTTGCAGCAAATGCAGAAATGGCTTGGACTGCTTCCGTTATATAACCTTTCCCGGCTTCGCTCGCGCGCACCCAATATCCAATCTCAAAGCTGCGGTTATCCCAGTTGATCCGATGCAGACCGCTGCTGCCGACCAACCTTCCCGTTTGTTTATCGATGAGCATCAGACGCAGGTTGGAGCGCTCCTGGAAAGCCAGTGTGGCTTGACGAATATTTACCTCGGATTGTTCCTGAGTCGGAGCGCTTTGCGCCCACGGCATCCACGGCTTCAACTGATCGAGACTTTCCAGTATCGCTTCATTTACCGCCTGGCCGTCACCGAAGCGCGGAGCTCGAATCAGTAGGCGGCTGCTTTCAAACGAATCATCAAAATCAATCATAATCGGACTAATCTCGCTCATCCTATCGACCTCCTAGAAAGAATGTTCCTATCATACCTGATCGTGGAAGTTTCGGATATATAAGTTTTAATCTGGGAATATAACGACTAAACTTGCTGCTTGAGCCAGTCCTTCTTCCGATCATAGGAGTAGTTCCTTTGTGGTTTAATCTCCTTTATAATTATTCATATTGAATAACTATATCGACATGAAGAGATTGGAGTGTTCATCATGGGATTAAAACAGAAGCTGACTCTTGTCATCAGACGTGTACGAGGCATCATGAAATTCGGCAGAAGAGGTTATTCATTTCGCGATGCCCCATCAATCCGCGGCAAGGTGTATGTCAATCATTTTGGCGAGCTGATCATTGGCAAAAGATTTTCTATGGTGGGCAGGCCCTGGCATAGTCAACTTACGGTCGACAATGGAGCCAAGCTTGAATTCGGCTCCAATGTGTTCATCAATGCGGGCTGCGGCATCGCCGCCACAAAATCAATCACGATAGGCAACGATGTGCGCATCGGCCCCCGGACAAGCATCATGGATAGCGATTATCACCGACTGGATGCGGATTCAGATTATAGCGACCTGTCCAAGCCGGTCACAATCGGCAACAATGTATGGATCGGCACTCGCTGCACGATTCTGGCCGGCGTAACGATTGGCGACGGCGCGGTCATCGCCGCTGGCAGTACCGTCATTCGCGATATTCCCGCGAATACAGTTGCTGGCGGAACGCCAGCCAAGGTCATTCGCCATTTGAATATTCCAGAGGGCTGGATTAGGGGCTGACTTATGGCATTTTCTGAGTAGCTGGGTAGCTGGCCGTTGGAACGCTGCTATTCCTTTATTTTGAGCAGTATACAAAGAGAAGAGGATGTCCCAAAAAGATGGGAGAAGACTGAGCTTAGATCAGTCTTCTCCCATCTTTTCTGTAAAAGCTACTATTGAATCGCTCCCAACACTAACTAACCAAACTACTCCTCGCATATCAACCTGGCCATTCATGCGCTAACGAAACTCAGAGAGCTTATTTCCCATCAAACACGGGTTCATGTCAGTTTCGTTACGCATTGAAGTTCATTAGTTCATGAACAAATGAAGCTTAGAACGCCTACTGATTCAAATCGATTTAGCGCTATCAGTCTTGAATCCGACCTTTTCAAGCATCATCATAAATTCATACTTGAAAAACCACCGCAACTTGATCGTGCTTTATTGGGCATCAATGAGGATGCCATCTTTAACGATTTCATAACGTTCTAATTTAGTTAGAACTTGTTCAAGGAAATTAACGTCTGATTTATACTTCCGGGGTAAATTAAGATGTTGCATATATTGTTCATACAATACTGCCGAATGTTGATTTAGTTCTGCTTTTGCCCTGCATATATCTAACTTCGCTTTTGAACAATCAGCCCCATCAACATGTTTCAGCAAGGATACCTTCATAGGTTTCAACACTATTAAACGATGTCATCTATTATTCACTCCCGTTTTACTATCTTCCACTATTTAGTAGTGTAACTATAGTGATATACTTAACGAATGTCCAGGAAAATCCATTTCTTTAAGGAGGCTTTTATGATTAAAGATGAGTGGTTTACCGTACAACGTATCGATGACAATACATATGCAATTAGTGAATACGGACATTGGGAGAAGGTACATTCATTTTTATTGTTGGGTAGCAAGAGAGCTGTACTAATTGATACAGGTCTTGGGATTGATAACATTAAGAGAATAACAGATCAGCTGACAAGCTTACCTATCGAAGTTGTTACAACCCATGTGCATACTGACCATATTGGAAGCCACGCTGAATTCGATCGTATCTTTGTCCATAAAGGAGATGAAGAGTGGTTAGTTAACGGAATTAAAGGCTTAACCATAGAGCAAATCAGAAAAGATATTAGAAGAGATATAACGTTGCCTACTCCAAAATCTTTTCATCCTGATACATACCAACCCTTTCAAGGGAAGCCGACAGGTCTGTTGGATGATAGTGATGTAATTGACTTGGGCAATAGGAAATTAATTATTTATCATACTCCTGGACATTCACCGGGACATATTTCTGTTTTTGATGAGACAAATGGTTATTTATTCACTGGGGATCTGCTTTATGATGAAACACCAGTATTTTCTTTTTATCCTTCGACAAGCCCTGTTGATTTGGTAAAATCTTTAGCAAGAATTGCTGACATACCCGATGTCAAAATGATATACGGTTCTCATAATACATTAGGATTAACCCCTGCCATTTTAGATGAAGTGAAACATGCCGTTAAATATATGAGGGATAATGACCTCATTAAGTTTGGAACAGGAATTATTCAATTCAACGGTTTTAGCGTTCAGTTTTAATACTATTGTTTTACTATTGTTAAACTAGGATGAAGGGGAATATTACAAAAATGACCATGGAACAAAAAAGACCGTTACTTGAAATGATAGCTCTTATACTACTCATGATAGGGGGCATGTTGTTGGCTCCCCAACTAAAAACATTATTTTCATTGTTGCCCATTGTTTATTTTCTCGTGGAGAGAAGGGTGAGAAAAAGAGAGAGAGAGGAAATCGGTTTCAAATTTAAGAGTATTTCGAGGGATTTCAAGGAAGTCTGGTATTTCGTATTTATTGTTGGTTTCGTCCTACAATTGTTCTACCTTTACGTTTTTAAAAACTATTTCCCAGAAGTCATGATACACGTACAAGAGCGTGCTTCCTTTATTCAATCCTTCGATGGAAAACTATTAATCAGCCTGCTTGTACTAGCTTTAGGCGAAGAGATTGTATTTAGAGGATTAATTCAAGGGAGATTACAATGGATTGTGAAACCATTGCCCGCCATTCTTATTTCTTCATTCATTTTTGCACTGATGCATATAACATCTGGGAACCTGTTAGTTACAAGTTTGGATCTGACAACTGTATTTATTGACAGTGTGTTTTTTGGCATTATCTTTTATAAAACGAAAAATATTTATGTTTCGTGGTTAGCCCATGCCATCGCTAATATTGTTGCGGCATACTCACTGCTACATTTTATTTGAAGATATTCGTAAATCTTCTTGATTTCATCGACCATAAGAAAACCGCCTTCGTGAAAAGGCGGTTCATTGAGCTATTGTGTCCCGTTAGGATTCCTGTAGAGCGTTAATTTTGTGCTTTGCACAAAAACGAGCTCCTTCGGTAAGATGGGATAGTCACGGGTTATAGCCCTTTAGCCATCTTAAGGAGGTCACTCTATCTTGAAGTTTAAAGCTCAAGTTAAATCGCTTCCTGTTTTTTCATAATATACGTTGACAATAACATAAACACGATCACATAGGCAGCTAATATAAGGGCGCCATTCCAGTCTATTGCCGTTCCACCAACCAGATTCCAAGCACCATGCCCCAATTGGTAGGTCGGTGTGAATTCAGCAATTGTTTGCATTGTACTAGACATAGAAGCTGACGGAAACCAAAGACCACCCAAAATTGAAAGCCCCATGTATACCATTAGCGCAAGAACCTGGACCGCATCAGCATTTTTGATTGAACCAAGCAACGTGCCTAACGCCATGAACGAGAATCCGCCAATCCAGATCCAAAGCCCACTTTCTATCCAAACCGTAGAAGATAAATGAACTCCTTTACCAAATCCGCCAATAATAAACATCAATAAAACAATAGCTAAGTTAATCAAGCCTTGCGCCACCACTTTAGAAAGGATGTATGATCCAGAAGGGAGCGGTGTAATTTTAAGCATGCGGATCCAGCCTTGTGAACGCTCTTTAGAAATTCTTTGAGCAAACGAAGTTAAACCTGCACCTACCACACCGTAAACCGTCATCGACATTAGATAATAAGTAGCCCAATCCGTACCATTTATTTTCGCACCACTATCCATTGTACTGGTAAAAAGAAAAAAGAAGGCAACCGGCATAACCACCGAGAAAAAAACAAACCGTTTATTCCGTATCGTCCTCACAAGCTCCGCTTTACACTGGGCTATTGTCGCATTAAGTTTTGCATTCACCCTAAACCGCTCCTTTTAATTCATTTGTATTTTGAACGAGTGTTTGGAAGGCATCTTCCAGACCACCGCTTTTAATTTCAATATCACACATGTCGATATTCTTTTCTATTAGAGCAACAATCAATCGATCCGTATCACTGCTTGCGAGCTTAACTCTGCGTCCACTCCACTCCACGTTCGCAACTCCCGGAACAGCTCGCAAAGTTTCTGTTGTAACAGATGCTCCAGCTGTAAACGAGATGACGCGCCCTGTTGTTCCAGCTTTAATCTCACTCGGCGTACCATCTGCCACTAGCTTCCCGTTATTGATGACGACAATGCGATCGGCTACATTGTCCGCTTCATCTAAATAATGGGTCGTTAATACAACCGTCCGACCTCTCGCTGCCATTGTCCGAATCGTTTCCCAAAAAAGCTGACGCGAAGTAATATCCATCCCCACCGTAGGCTCATCAAGAAAAATAATTTCTGGATCTCCTGCAACTGCTAATGCGAATCCTAATCTGCGTTGCTGCCCACCCGATAACGATACCGCCATTTTATTCTTGTCTGTTTCCAATCCAGAGATATGGAGCAGTTGCTCCAGCGAAAGTGGGTTGGAATAATAATTACGAAATAAGTTAATCGTCTCCGCAACCTTCAAATTATCGATTACACTTACATCCTGCAGCATCGCGCCAATTCGATTGCGCACTTTAATATCACGCGGATCTTCTCCGAGCAACTTGACCTTCCCGCTTGTCGGAAGCTGCAAACCAAGAATCATCGATATAGTTGTTGTCTTTCCTGCTCCATTGGGACCAAGCAGCGCCACTACTGTTCCACTTTCCACATTCAATGACAAATCATCAACCGCCCTTTTTCCTTTATATTCCTTTGTTACATGTTCCAATTGAATGGCTAGTTTTTTCATAAATTTCATTCCTCCTGTGATTTTGTTGTCTTCTTTTGTCTATACACATCATACGGCACCGATCGTATGTTTATAACTGGCTTCCACCACGCTCTACTGCCCGTTAGCTTAATATGAAATTTATTTTTTACGTAGAAACTCTGCCTCTTGTATACTTTCTTTTAGCCAGATAGGAGCCATTGGACTATTCAGTATTTCAACAGTTGTCATCCAATACACAGCATCAACTTCATCTGGACTCTTAACATAAGATTCACCCTTGTCAAACTCGCAAAGGAAAACAATATCAATAACTTCACTACCATTGTCTAATATAAACGAGGTGTTTCTAACAAATTTAATCTTATCTTTTACCTTTACTCCCACCTCTTCAAAGAGTTCTCTTTTGAGGGTTCTTTCTAATATATCTTTGGTGTTCCCCTCATTTTTAACTGTACCTCCAACAAGAGAAAGAAGTCCCCCAGCGTGTTCCTCTTTCATACTGCGTCCAATTATTAGCCACTTATCCTCTTGAAAAACAGCTCCTTCTACATTTACGTAAAACATTGGTAGTACCCCTTATTTTCCGTTTTATAGTCAACTTCGCTTAGAAAGATGGCATATCCTTCTTTACTAACCAGTTAGCTTAATGAGGCCACGACTCTAGCAACCTTATTTACCAGCGATGGTCGGATACTCGGGAGATGCTGGAGCCATTAAAAAAGCGAATACCTGAGTTAGAAATGGAGTTCGACCCTTATCAGATTAGACTCTATTTACGTTAGCGGAATAAAGGATTTATCTTGGTAGTTGTAGAATTTACTAGCGCTATGTGAACCGAGGTAAGAACTTGTATTTTCTTTCTATTATATACCAGCCTTTTTAGTAATTCATGAAACATAAAAAGGAGTTGGCATGTATGAAGCTTAGGCAAGGCACACCGGAAGAAGCAGGACTGTCCTCGAAGAAGATTTTTCGCATGGAGAAAATGGTAGAAGAATGGGCGAATAATAAAGTATAAAGTATTTCAAGCTTTTATCATCGTCGTAGCTCGTAAGGGTATTACCGTTAGCCATCAAGCTTACGGTGCCGCATCCCCAGGCGCAGAAGCGGCTCCACTATCGAGGAATACGATTTTCCCGCTCGCGTCGATTTCAAAACCGATTACGGCTACAGCGGCCATGATATTGGTTGAACGGGGATTACTCTGCTTAAGCTTTCCAGTGTCGTACTACATCCCGGAATTTGTAGGAGAAGGCAAACATAAAGTGCTTGTTCATCATTTGATGACACATACATCCGGACTCCGAAATATGGATGTCGCTGAGCATTCCAAAAAAATAGAAGGAAGAATCGACATCCCTCCAGCAGATGAAACCCAGCACCCTGCCATTCACCAAAGATTGTTTCTCGGTTATGACACGCCATTATGGAAGCCACCCGGAACGGAGATGTCTTACTGCGGCTATGGAGTGGAACTTCTTGGTGAAATTGTTCGAAGAAAAAGCGGTCAATCGCTTGAACAGTTTTGCAGGGAAAATATATTCAACCCGATGGAAATGGACGATACGTACTTTATCGTTCCAGAATCGGTGCATAACAATGTTATAAGGCGAGCGGAGGATGTACCGGGAGGGAAATGGTTCCATACACCGGAAGCGCTGACATTGCCGTCTGCGGCGGGTGGTGCATATTCCACCGCACTTGACATTGCTAAATTCGGACAGTTGTTTCTGAACAAGGGCAAATACGGAGAGGAGCGGATTTTGAGCTCCGCTGCCGTCAATGAAATGACACGCGACCAAATCCCTCATGTATCTTCAACTTATGGATCGCAATTTTTTATCGATGCTTCTTATGGCTATTGCTGGCCGGTTAACGGCAACAAAAAAGATAGTGGTGACTTGTTTTCACCGAAAGCTATTGTTTGCGGGGGAGGAGGCGGAGTCAATATAACGGTTGACCCACACTATGAAACCGTCCAAGTTATCTTTTCTGTGGAAAGCAACATAAACGATGGGCATGATGTTTGGTTCCCTTGTATGAATTTATTCAATAATACCGTTATAGCTGCGATTGAAGATTGAGGCTGCATTATTATATAAGGCTGTCCGAAGCAAGCTATCAGTTGGAATAGCTCAACGAGGCTGCCGTTTCTTAACGGCAGCCTCGTTCTGGTGATTGTTAAGTTATAGTTCCCCGTTAGCTTGACAGTTCCACCATCGAATTTGTCAGTCTCATTCATCCAGTTTGCAGCTCTTATTTCGGGTCTTGCCAAATATGAAACCTATTGCCATCTGGATCTTCAAACCAAAACTTCAAACCACAGCCCCCAAAATCTTCAATAGGCTCAACGGAAGCTCCGCTGCCAGTTAAAGACTGATGAAATTTGACAATATCCTCTGTTTCAAAAGTAAATGGTGATATTACAGCTCCATCGCCTCCTATGAAATTCGAAGTTTGCCCTGGAGATCTGGAAAGGAATAACCACATCCCACTGCCAAGTAACATGATCTCGCTTCCAGGTCTCACCCTGCTTAATCCCAAATGTTTTTCATACCACTCCGCTGCCTTTTGAGGATCAGCAACTGGAATGTAAATACAATTGACCGCTTTCAAAAGCGGTTCCTTGATTTTTTCTTTTACTGTTTGTTCCTTTTCACTCATTTTCGCTCCCTCTTTTCATTTGCATATTAATTGACAATATTCCACAGATTGAACCTGACTCCTTCTATTTCGTTCCAAAGTTCTCCGTTAGATCAGTTTTAGATTTTTCAAGTTCAGCTGTGTAAAAATTATTGGCAGCATGCTGCTCTGCAAAGGAAAGGACCTTACCATTATTGGAATAGGATGAAATGTGACATAGCCTTCTAAATTGCAAGAAATGGACATCTTGCATTTCATTTGCACCGAATCCAGAGATCCCGTTCTGAAGCAACATATCTTTCACTTACAGGTCTGTCAAATCTTTTGTGTAAACTCTCTTAAGAGGTTGCTCCCCTCGGGGAGCAGAATGAAATTCACTTGAGAAAATGCCCGATGCAATCCGGGAAAAAGACGGATAGCTGGAGAAGCATTTGCCCCCAGTTTTGAACGCGGCCTGTCCATTTGCGTGTCACGTCCATCGTGGCCAAGTAAAGCATTTTGAGCAAGGAATCATCTGTTGGAAAGATACTCTTGCCTTTCGTCACCTTGCGCAACTGACGGTGGTAGCTCTCAATGATGTTGGTTGTGTAGATAATCTTGCGAATTTCTGCGGGGTACTTAAAGAAAGTCGCGAGCTCGTCCCAGTTGTTGCGCCAGGATTTCACAATGAGCGGGTATTTGGTACCCCATGTTTTCTCGAAGCGATCGAGCTCTAGTAACGCCATCTCTTCGTTGCCTTATAGATGGGCTTCAGGTCCGCGGTGACCTTTTTGATGTCCTTGTAGGAGACAAACCGCGTGGAATTACGGATCTGATGGATGATACACTTCTGGATTTCGGTCTGCGGATACAGGCGGAGATTGCTTGCGTGAAGCCGTTCAAGTTGTCGACACAGGTGATGAGAATGTCTTGGACTCCGCGGTTTATCAGGTCATTCAGGACATTAAGCCAGAACTTGGAGGACTCGTTCTCGCCGATCCACATGCCGAGTACATCTTTGCAACCCTCTAAGTCAATGCCAATCACCATGTAAGCCGCCTTGTTCACAATCGCCCCGTCTTGCTTGACCTTGAAGTGAATGGCATCGAGAAAGACAACCGCATACACGGACTGTAGCGGCCGGTTTTGCCACTCTTTAATGAGCGGAATAATCTTGTTCGTCACGTTTGAAATGAAGGTCGGAGAAAGGTCGATTCCATACCGATTCTGCAGGTAATCCTGGATCTCCCGAGTACGTACACCTTTGGCGTAAAGGGCAATAAT
This window contains:
- a CDS encoding Protein N-acetyltransferase, RimJ/RimL family, with amino-acid sequence MSEISPIMIDFDDSFESSRLLIRAPRFGDGQAVNEAILESLDQLKPWMPWAQSAPTQEQSEVNIRQATLAFQERSNLRLMLIDKQTGRLVGSSGLHRINWDNRSFEIGYWVRASEAGKGYITEAVQAISAFAATQLAANRIEIRCDSLNTPSANVARRCGFTLEGILRQSCRNTQGGLEDTMVFSKVRGIELDS
- a CDS encoding maltose O-acetyltransferase, with the protein product MGLKQKLTLVIRRVRGIMKFGRRGYSFRDAPSIRGKVYVNHFGELIIGKRFSMVGRPWHSQLTVDNGAKLEFGSNVFINAGCGIAATKSITIGNDVRIGPRTSIMDSDYHRLDADSDYSDLSKPVTIGNNVWIGTRCTILAGVTIGDGAVIAAGSTVIRDIPANTVAGGTPAKVIRHLNIPEGWIRG
- a CDS encoding Glyoxylase, beta-lactamase superfamily II, which produces MIKDEWFTVQRIDDNTYAISEYGHWEKVHSFLLLGSKRAVLIDTGLGIDNIKRITDQLTSLPIEVVTTHVHTDHIGSHAEFDRIFVHKGDEEWLVNGIKGLTIEQIRKDIRRDITLPTPKSFHPDTYQPFQGKPTGLLDDSDVIDLGNRKLIIYHTPGHSPGHISVFDETNGYLFTGDLLYDETPVFSFYPSTSPVDLVKSLARIADIPDVKMIYGSHNTLGLTPAILDEVKHAVKYMRDNDLIKFGTGIIQFNGFSVQF
- a CDS encoding Membrane protease YdiL, CAAX protease family, which produces MTMEQKRPLLEMIALILLMIGGMLLAPQLKTLFSLLPIVYFLVERRVRKREREEIGFKFKSISRDFKEVWYFVFIVGFVLQLFYLYVFKNYFPEVMIHVQERASFIQSFDGKLLISLLVLALGEEIVFRGLIQGRLQWIVKPLPAILISSFIFALMHITSGNLLVTSLDLTTVFIDSVFFGIIFYKTKNIYVSWLAHAIANIVAAYSLLHFI
- a CDS encoding ABC-2 type transport system permease protein; its protein translation is MNAKLNATIAQCKAELVRTIRNKRFVFFSVVMPVAFFFLFTSTMDSGAKINGTDWATYYLMSMTVYGVVGAGLTSFAQRISKERSQGWIRMLKITPLPSGSYILSKVVAQGLINLAIVLLMFIIGGFGKGVHLSSTVWIESGLWIWIGGFSFMALGTLLGSIKNADAVQVLALMVYMGLSILGGLWFPSASMSSTMQTIAEFTPTYQLGHGAWNLVGGTAIDWNGALILAAYVIVFMLLSTYIMKKQEAI
- a CDS encoding ABC-2 type transport system ATP-binding protein codes for the protein MKKLAIQLEHVTKEYKGKRAVDDLSLNVESGTVVALLGPNGAGKTTTISMILGLQLPTSGKVKLLGEDPRDIKVRNRIGAMLQDVSVIDNLKVAETINLFRNYYSNPLSLEQLLHISGLETDKNKMAVSLSGGQQRRLGFALAVAGDPEIIFLDEPTVGMDITSRQLFWETIRTMAARGRTVVLTTHYLDEADNVADRIVVINNGKLVADGTPSEIKAGTTGRVISFTAGASVTTETLRAVPGVANVEWSGRRVKLASSDTDRLIVALIEKNIDMCDIEIKSGGLEDAFQTLVQNTNELKGAV
- a CDS encoding NUDIX domain-containing protein; protein product: MFYVNVEGAVFQEDKWLIIGRSMKEEHAGGLLSLVGGTVKNEGNTKDILERTLKRELFEEVGVKVKDKIKFVRNTSFILDNGSEVIDIVFLCEFDKGESYVKSPDEVDAVYWMTTVEILNSPMAPIWLKESIQEAEFLRKK
- a CDS encoding CubicO group peptidase, beta-lactamase class C family (non-canonical start codon;~manually curated); this encodes MIKYKVFQAFIIVVARKGITVSHQAYGAASPGAEAAPLSRNTIFPLASISKPITATAAMILVERGLLCLSFPVSYYIPEFVGEGKHKVLVHHLMTHTSGLRNMDVAEHSKKIEGRIDIPPADETQHPAIHQRLFLGYDTPLWKPPGTEMSYCGYGVELLGEIVRRKSGQSLEQFCRENIFNPMEMDDTYFIVPESVHNNVIRRAEDVPGGKWFHTPEALTLPSAAGGAYSTALDIAKFGQLFLNKGKYGEERILSSAAVNEMTRDQIPHVSSTYGSQFFIDASYGYCWPVNGNKKDSGDLFSPKAIVCGGGGGVNITVDPHYETVQVIFSVESNINDGHDVWFPCMNLFNNTVIAAIED